One stretch of Verrucomicrobiia bacterium DNA includes these proteins:
- a CDS encoding NADH-quinone oxidoreductase subunit D, which translates to MGPHHPSTHGVFRMDVVLDGERVVKLKPVFGYLHRNHEKIAEGASYLASMPYTDRLDYFCSMTNNWAYALSVEKLAGLQVPERAEYIRLITAELTRLVNHTCLLGFLVQDMGALGTPLMYAFREREKILDLFESLSGARMMCNYMRFGGCRCDLPTGWLEQAQKVVDEYPRFLDEYERLLMGNEILMARSQNVGVLPKALAISAGITGPMLRASGVNYDIRKVDKYGIYDRFNFRVPLGEHGDVYDRLMIRLLEMRESLGILQQALKAIPEGPIIDPKAKLRGFKPKAGEAYGRIEAPKGELGFYLISDGTPNPYRYRIRPPSFINLTILEDMCLGHTVADVVIILGSVDIVLGEVDR; encoded by the coding sequence ATGGGGCCGCATCATCCGTCCACGCACGGCGTTTTCCGCATGGATGTGGTGCTGGATGGTGAGCGGGTGGTGAAGCTCAAGCCAGTGTTCGGTTATCTGCATCGTAATCATGAGAAGATCGCGGAGGGGGCGAGTTACCTAGCCTCGATGCCTTACACAGACCGGCTCGATTACTTTTGCTCGATGACGAATAACTGGGCTTACGCGTTGTCTGTCGAGAAGCTGGCTGGGCTGCAAGTGCCGGAGCGTGCGGAGTATATCCGCCTCATCACGGCGGAGCTGACGCGATTGGTGAATCACACGTGTTTGCTGGGCTTTTTAGTGCAGGACATGGGCGCGCTCGGCACGCCCCTCATGTATGCCTTCCGTGAACGCGAGAAGATTCTCGATCTGTTCGAGTCGCTGAGCGGGGCGCGCATGATGTGCAATTACATGCGCTTCGGAGGTTGCCGCTGTGATCTGCCGACGGGCTGGCTGGAGCAGGCGCAGAAGGTGGTGGATGAGTATCCGCGTTTTCTGGATGAATACGAACGCTTGCTCATGGGGAATGAAATCCTCATGGCGCGCAGTCAAAATGTGGGGGTGCTGCCCAAGGCTCTGGCGATTAGTGCGGGCATCACTGGCCCGATGCTGCGGGCGAGCGGGGTGAACTACGACATCCGCAAGGTGGATAAATACGGCATCTACGACCGCTTCAATTTCCGTGTGCCGCTTGGCGAACATGGTGATGTTTATGATCGACTGATGATCCGGTTGCTGGAGATGCGGGAATCACTGGGGATTTTGCAGCAGGCGTTGAAAGCCATTCCTGAAGGGCCGATCATTGATCCGAAGGCGAAGTTGCGTGGCTTCAAACCGAAGGCAGGCGAGGCTTATGGACGCATCGAAGCGCCGAAGGGCGAACTGGGTTTTTATCTGATCAGTGATGGCACGCCGAATCCGTATCGCTACCGCATACGTCCGCCGAGTTTCATCAATTTGACGATTCTTGAGGACATGTGCCTCGGTCATACGGTGGCGGATGTGGTGATCATCTTGGGTAGTGTGGATATCGTGCTCGGTGAGGTGGATCGGTAA
- a CDS encoding macro domain-containing protein: MRWLLKQTNLLDEPADVLVCSANVSLNLSGGVGAELLGRYGNEMQKTLHAVIHGRSPRAAKCGEVIAYSGAELPYKAVLHAVAIDGWYKSSPQIITDITRKALKMAAGYGAKRVAFTVLATGFGNLSLAEFAQGVRPILGDEFPPVGEVVFGLLLDFQVAEMAQHFPELETCNV; the protein is encoded by the coding sequence ATGCGTTGGCTACTCAAACAGACTAACTTGCTCGACGAACCGGCAGATGTGCTCGTCTGTTCGGCCAACGTGAGTCTGAACTTATCTGGCGGTGTCGGTGCGGAATTGTTAGGGCGCTATGGAAATGAGATGCAGAAGACTTTGCATGCGGTCATTCACGGGCGTAGCCCACGGGCGGCGAAGTGTGGCGAAGTGATCGCGTATTCCGGTGCTGAATTGCCTTACAAAGCGGTGCTGCATGCGGTGGCCATCGATGGCTGGTATAAGAGCAGCCCGCAGATAATCACGGATATCACGCGCAAAGCGTTGAAGATGGCGGCGGGTTATGGGGCTAAGCGAGTGGCGTTTACGGTGCTGGCAACCGGCTTTGGCAACCTGTCCTTGGCCGAGTTTGCCCAAGGGGTAAGGCCGATATTGGGTGATGAATTTCCTCCCGTTGGGGAAGTGGTGTTTGGTCTGTTGCTCGACTTTCAAGTGGCGGAGATGGCGCAACATTTTCCAGAGTTAGAAACTTGTAACGTTTAA
- a CDS encoding 4Fe-4S dicluster domain-containing protein has product MLGEGILKGMVETARNFAGSYVSKDRLTTVEYPEQRIAPKENARQFPFLVFDGNDPQAGLRCVACQICEKECPPKCIYIEKSKDKKPDFVGKAQIYPATFDIDISVCMSCQICVEVCPFDAIKMDQEYELSNDDRFGGLLLHKMDLAKPNDYFRKLHPKDAGEIDAARVAAKEQAEAKAKADAEAKAKAAAEAKAKAAATPPAPPAAPPTGA; this is encoded by the coding sequence ATGCTCGGCGAAGGCATATTGAAAGGCATGGTGGAAACGGCGAGAAACTTCGCCGGGAGCTATGTGTCCAAAGATCGCCTCACGACGGTCGAGTATCCGGAGCAACGCATCGCGCCGAAAGAGAATGCGCGGCAGTTTCCGTTCTTGGTGTTCGATGGCAATGATCCGCAAGCGGGCTTGCGCTGTGTGGCGTGCCAGATCTGCGAGAAGGAATGTCCGCCGAAATGCATCTACATCGAGAAGAGTAAGGACAAGAAGCCAGACTTTGTCGGTAAGGCGCAGATTTATCCGGCCACGTTTGATATCGATATCTCCGTCTGCATGAGCTGCCAGATCTGTGTGGAGGTCTGTCCGTTCGATGCCATCAAGATGGATCAGGAATATGAGCTATCGAATGACGACCGGTTCGGCGGTCTGCTCCTGCACAAAATGGATCTGGCCAAGCCGAATGATTATTTCCGCAAGCTGCATCCGAAGGACGCTGGCGAGATCGACGCGGCACGCGTAGCGGCGAAGGAACAGGCTGAAGCCAAGGCCAAGGCAGATGCCGAGGCGAAGGCCAAAGCGGCAGCGGAAGCAAAAGCGAAAGCGGCGGCAACGCCACCGGCTCCACCGGCGGCTCCGCCCACGGGCGCATAA
- the nuoH gene encoding NADH-quinone oxidoreductase subunit NuoH produces the protein MDIGELINSIISDPDQVFVLTKAFVVGKFPAGAQPLVSILLSIMPILSVFPGLFALTTILERKGLGRIQNRLGPNRVGPFGILQPAADGIKALIKEDVVPRAADKLVHFLAPVVIVIPVILSYAVLPVGRNMVAIDLDAGLLFFFAVGASTELAVFMAGWSSRNKYSLLGAMRAIGQMISYEIPLILSAVTVVMAVGSLSTTSIVDAQAGYYGWLPNWYVFTPWGFAGFLLFVTAATAESNRSPFDIPEGESEIIAGYFVEYSGFKFALFFLGEYLGLFAVSGLAITLFLGGWHAPLPFLEWIPSWCWFFAKLMGFIVLFIWLRGTLPRLRQDQLMNFAWKFMLPLTLINIFVAGIWRFIEPGFMRWIICAGMLVAAYVLLGRGLTAARGVAPREYRYAEN, from the coding sequence ATGGATATTGGCGAACTGATCAACTCAATCATCAGCGATCCAGACCAGGTCTTCGTTCTGACGAAGGCTTTCGTCGTCGGCAAGTTCCCCGCAGGTGCCCAGCCGCTCGTCTCCATCTTGCTCTCCATCATGCCGATTCTCAGCGTGTTTCCGGGCTTGTTCGCGTTGACGACGATTCTGGAACGCAAAGGATTGGGACGTATCCAAAACCGCTTGGGACCAAATCGCGTGGGCCCGTTCGGCATCCTGCAACCCGCCGCGGATGGTATCAAAGCACTCATCAAGGAAGATGTCGTGCCGCGTGCGGCGGATAAGTTAGTACACTTCCTTGCGCCCGTGGTGATCGTGATTCCGGTGATTCTTTCATACGCGGTGTTACCGGTTGGACGGAACATGGTAGCCATTGATCTGGATGCTGGGCTGCTGTTCTTCTTCGCGGTCGGTGCGTCAACAGAACTGGCGGTGTTCATGGCCGGTTGGTCGAGCCGGAATAAATATTCGTTGCTGGGAGCGATGCGTGCCATCGGGCAGATGATCAGCTATGAGATCCCGCTCATTCTTTCGGCGGTCACGGTGGTGATGGCCGTGGGCTCGCTCTCCACGACATCCATCGTGGATGCACAAGCGGGCTACTATGGTTGGCTGCCGAACTGGTATGTGTTCACGCCGTGGGGTTTCGCGGGGTTCCTGCTCTTCGTGACAGCGGCTACGGCAGAGTCGAATCGTTCGCCGTTTGATATTCCAGAAGGCGAGTCCGAGATCATCGCGGGTTATTTCGTGGAATATTCGGGATTCAAGTTCGCGCTCTTTTTCCTTGGAGAATACCTCGGACTGTTCGCGGTGAGCGGTTTGGCTATCACACTGTTCCTTGGTGGCTGGCATGCGCCGTTGCCGTTCCTGGAGTGGATACCTTCGTGGTGCTGGTTCTTTGCGAAGCTCATGGGCTTCATCGTGCTATTCATCTGGCTGCGCGGGACGTTGCCACGCCTGCGCCAAGACCAGCTCATGAACTTCGCCTGGAAATTCATGCTGCCGCTTACGCTCATCAACATCTTCGTGGCGGGCATCTGGCGGTTTATCGAGCCGGGCTTTATGCGTTGGATCATTTGTGCGGGAATGTTGGTGGCGGCTTATGTGCTACTGGGACGCGGTCTGACGGCGGCACGCGGGGTGGCGCCGCGGGAATATCGTTACGCGGAGAATTGA
- a CDS encoding NADH-quinone oxidoreductase subunit J, whose amino-acid sequence MELAFVIIATVTLGGAVAVMSLRHLVHCALALVVTFAGLGAMYLMLSAEFVAFVQLLVYIGAVAILIVFALLLTRSATEEPNQSLLQSKVAGVGIALLAFGTIVGALLSSGRFDRVQLAAPMLTVKRIGEELMTRYVLPLEAIGLLLTAATIGAVVIAMEERKVADKSKSAEESAHTSEDKHG is encoded by the coding sequence ATGGAACTGGCCTTTGTCATCATAGCGACGGTCACGCTCGGTGGAGCGGTGGCGGTGATGTCGTTGCGTCATCTGGTGCATTGCGCGCTGGCGTTGGTGGTGACGTTCGCCGGACTCGGTGCGATGTATCTGATGCTGAGTGCCGAGTTCGTGGCCTTCGTGCAACTACTCGTTTATATCGGCGCGGTGGCGATTCTCATCGTGTTCGCCTTGTTGCTCACGCGCAGTGCCACTGAGGAGCCGAATCAAAGTCTCTTGCAGAGTAAGGTGGCGGGCGTGGGGATCGCCTTACTGGCGTTTGGAACGATTGTGGGCGCGTTGCTTTCCAGTGGACGTTTTGATCGCGTGCAACTGGCAGCACCGATGCTGACGGTGAAGCGCATTGGTGAGGAATTGATGACGCGTTATGTGCTGCCGCTGGAAGCCATCGGACTCTTGCTGACGGCGGCGACTATCGGTGCGGTGGTGATCGCGATGGAAGAGCGCAAGGTTGCGGACAAGTCGAAGTCTGCTGAGGAGTCTGCGCATACATCGGAGGACAAGCACGGATGA
- the nuoK gene encoding NADH-quinone oxidoreductase subunit NuoK — MIPLHYYLIVAAMLFCIGLAGALIRRNAIMVLVGIELMLNAANLNFIAFWRYSPNPDGNQGVMFAIFSIAIAAAEAAVGLALIIALYRHYRNTDVAKEDKK; from the coding sequence ATGATCCCGCTGCATTATTACCTCATCGTAGCGGCGATGCTCTTCTGCATCGGCTTGGCAGGAGCATTGATCCGGCGCAATGCGATCATGGTGCTGGTGGGCATTGAGTTAATGTTGAATGCGGCGAACCTGAACTTCATTGCTTTCTGGCGTTACTCGCCGAATCCGGATGGCAACCAAGGGGTGATGTTCGCAATCTTCTCCATCGCTATCGCGGCGGCGGAGGCGGCGGTGGGGTTGGCACTGATTATCGCGCTCTATCGGCATTATCGGAATACGGATGTGGCGAAGGAGGATAAGAAATAG
- the nuoL gene encoding NADH-quinone oxidoreductase subunit L: MDNAASMLWLIPALPLLAAVITTFVGKGQRGLASGVAVAGMVGAFLLSVKAFIAVLGQHGVPVVHNFLWLEFGETQMQLGWVLDPLSAMMLVMVTFVGTLIFIFSIGYMAHDERFTRFFCFLSLFAAAMLGLVIANNLLLLFMCWELVGLASYLLIGFWYQKPSAAAAAKKAFITTRIGDIGLFLGLLWLYRETGTLLCYDNGAGCLEQSALTKLVGQMAFGGIAVSTVISLLLFCGAVGKSGQVPLHVWLPDAMEGPTPVSALIHAATMVAAGVFLMARVYPLLAVTPDGPANDTAALQVITWVGAITAVFAAFIAMAQNDIKRILAYSTVSQLGLMFVGLGVGGVAVGMFHLITHAFFKALLFLGSGSVIHGCNEEQDIRKMGGLRKFMPVTFYAYGIGMISLAGVIPFAGFWSKDEIMHKAHQWPASEIPYYLVLVGAFLTAFYMTRQMAYVFFGSNRAASAHGHETKTHEPHESPAVMTVPLIVLAVCATLIGFLGTPAWPWFESFVHGHEVVFDGGKLLHAWPTILTSIVICGIGVAAGWGYYGRKAIDTSKADPLHGLLPNVYPALEKRLLIDELYEATVIAWQKAWAQGCDWLEKQVWQGVMVVMSIGSQVLGWVNRIIDEIVINGGFNASCAKLQESGDKVELAHRGNIQRALRGLGIALTILVLLLSWGCSKS, translated from the coding sequence ATGGATAACGCCGCCTCCATGCTTTGGTTGATCCCCGCGCTGCCGCTGTTGGCAGCGGTGATCACCACGTTTGTGGGGAAAGGGCAACGTGGGTTGGCCTCGGGTGTGGCGGTGGCGGGAATGGTGGGAGCTTTCCTCTTGTCGGTGAAAGCGTTCATCGCAGTACTGGGGCAACATGGTGTGCCGGTGGTGCACAATTTTCTGTGGTTGGAATTCGGTGAAACGCAGATGCAGCTCGGCTGGGTGCTTGATCCTTTGAGCGCGATGATGCTGGTGATGGTGACGTTCGTCGGCACGCTCATCTTCATCTTCAGCATCGGCTACATGGCGCATGATGAACGGTTCACGCGCTTTTTCTGTTTCCTGTCACTTTTTGCGGCAGCGATGCTGGGTTTGGTAATCGCGAATAATCTGTTGCTGCTTTTCATGTGTTGGGAACTGGTGGGCCTCGCGTCCTATCTGCTCATCGGGTTCTGGTATCAAAAGCCGTCAGCAGCGGCGGCGGCGAAGAAGGCGTTTATCACGACGCGCATTGGCGACATCGGCCTGTTTCTCGGGTTGCTCTGGCTGTATCGCGAGACAGGGACGCTGCTTTGCTATGACAATGGGGCCGGGTGTTTGGAGCAATCAGCACTGACGAAGCTCGTGGGACAAATGGCCTTTGGCGGTATAGCGGTGAGCACGGTGATTTCACTGCTGCTTTTCTGTGGAGCGGTGGGCAAGAGCGGTCAGGTACCGTTGCACGTGTGGTTGCCGGATGCGATGGAAGGTCCGACGCCGGTGAGCGCGCTCATCCATGCGGCGACGATGGTGGCGGCAGGCGTGTTCCTCATGGCACGGGTGTATCCGCTGCTGGCCGTAACCCCTGACGGACCAGCGAATGACACGGCGGCGCTGCAAGTGATCACGTGGGTGGGAGCGATAACGGCAGTCTTTGCGGCATTCATCGCGATGGCACAGAATGATATCAAACGCATCCTCGCATACTCTACGGTGTCGCAACTGGGCTTGATGTTTGTAGGCTTGGGCGTGGGTGGTGTGGCGGTGGGAATGTTTCATCTTATCACGCATGCGTTCTTCAAGGCGTTGCTGTTCCTTGGTTCGGGTTCCGTGATTCATGGATGTAATGAGGAACAGGACATTCGTAAGATGGGCGGCTTGCGGAAATTCATGCCGGTGACGTTTTACGCTTATGGGATAGGTATGATCTCGCTGGCGGGCGTGATCCCGTTCGCTGGCTTCTGGAGTAAGGATGAGATCATGCACAAGGCGCATCAGTGGCCTGCTTCGGAGATTCCATACTATCTCGTGCTGGTGGGCGCGTTTCTGACGGCGTTCTACATGACGAGGCAAATGGCGTATGTGTTCTTCGGCTCGAATAGAGCGGCTTCTGCTCATGGGCACGAAACCAAGACACATGAGCCGCATGAGAGTCCGGCGGTGATGACGGTGCCGCTGATTGTGTTGGCCGTCTGCGCGACTCTAATCGGGTTTCTCGGGACACCAGCGTGGCCTTGGTTTGAATCGTTTGTGCATGGGCATGAAGTGGTTTTTGATGGTGGCAAATTGCTCCATGCCTGGCCAACGATTCTGACATCCATCGTCATCTGCGGTATCGGTGTCGCAGCCGGATGGGGTTACTACGGACGAAAGGCAATTGATACGAGCAAAGCAGATCCACTGCACGGATTGCTGCCGAATGTCTATCCGGCGTTGGAGAAACGGTTGCTCATTGATGAACTGTATGAAGCGACGGTGATCGCGTGGCAGAAGGCTTGGGCGCAGGGATGCGATTGGCTGGAGAAGCAAGTATGGCAGGGCGTGATGGTGGTAATGAGCATTGGATCGCAAGTGCTAGGCTGGGTGAATCGCATCATCGACGAGATCGTGATCAATGGCGGGTTCAATGCGAGTTGTGCGAAGTTGCAGGAATCGGGCGATAAGGTGGAACTCGCGCATCGGGGAAATATCCAACGGGCTTTGCGTGGATTGGGCATCGCGCTGACGATTCTCGTCCTGCTGCTGTCATGGGGGTGCAGCAAATCATGA
- a CDS encoding NADH-quinone oxidoreductase subunit M, whose amino-acid sequence MGVQQIMNGFSPLTLLMLLPLFGGCVLLGLEKHQRAFTRHLAFGVSLLTLALALFIGSQFDSTSGELQMVERHAWMPSLGVEYFVGVDGLSLVLLLLTALLVPMSMLAAWKLEERTSMFFALILFLQGGLFGTFTALNFIHWFLFWELSLVPAFFLVKLWGGPERGKAAIQFFVYTMVGSVTLLLAFLGMYLAVGTFDFIKLAELAKSGELLSRMSLNLGWYELKKEQLGLVIAFGVFLGLAVKVPLMPFHGWLPRTYSTAPAAVTMLLTGAMSKMGVYGFLRIFLPIFQEQIAFVQNWLLWLAIATIVMSALAASAQTDLKKLLAYSSINHLGYCLLGIFATASSVNGHGWTVEASAALGGTVLQMFNHGITAALLFCFVSYLEERGAGETNLSRFGGLRAAMPVFCGLMGVATFASLGLPGLSGFVGEFLIFKGTFGLAAWAAVLATPGLLITAIFLLRMYQQIFYGPLPSTHVGWRDLDIRERFTVLPALLLVLILGVYPQLLMGLINPTVTRLVEGLAR is encoded by the coding sequence ATGGGGGTGCAGCAAATCATGAACGGCTTCTCCCCATTGACCTTGCTGATGTTGCTGCCGCTGTTCGGCGGATGTGTGCTTTTGGGATTGGAGAAACACCAGCGGGCGTTTACGCGGCATCTGGCGTTCGGGGTGAGCCTGCTTACGTTGGCACTCGCATTGTTCATCGGCAGCCAGTTTGATTCCACTAGTGGTGAGTTACAGATGGTGGAGCGGCATGCGTGGATGCCGTCGCTGGGCGTGGAATATTTTGTCGGTGTAGATGGACTCAGCCTGGTGTTGCTCTTGCTTACCGCGTTGTTGGTGCCGATGAGCATGTTGGCGGCGTGGAAGTTGGAGGAGCGCACGTCTATGTTCTTCGCGCTCATCTTGTTCCTGCAAGGGGGCTTATTCGGGACGTTCACGGCGCTGAACTTCATTCACTGGTTTCTGTTCTGGGAGTTGAGTTTGGTTCCAGCGTTCTTCCTGGTGAAATTGTGGGGTGGGCCTGAACGCGGAAAAGCGGCGATCCAGTTCTTTGTTTACACAATGGTCGGTAGTGTGACGCTGCTGCTCGCGTTTCTGGGGATGTATCTGGCAGTTGGGACGTTTGATTTCATCAAGTTGGCCGAGCTGGCGAAGAGTGGAGAACTGCTCTCGCGGATGAGTTTGAATCTTGGCTGGTATGAATTGAAGAAGGAACAGCTCGGACTGGTGATCGCGTTCGGGGTTTTCCTTGGATTGGCGGTGAAGGTGCCATTGATGCCATTTCATGGCTGGTTGCCGAGGACTTACTCCACAGCCCCGGCCGCCGTGACGATGCTGCTCACGGGTGCGATGTCCAAGATGGGCGTGTATGGTTTTCTGCGCATCTTCCTGCCGATCTTTCAGGAGCAAATCGCGTTCGTGCAGAACTGGCTGCTGTGGCTGGCCATAGCGACGATCGTGATGTCAGCACTCGCGGCTTCGGCGCAGACGGATTTGAAGAAGCTGCTGGCGTATTCTTCCATCAACCATCTGGGCTACTGTCTGCTGGGAATATTCGCGACGGCGAGCAGTGTGAATGGTCACGGCTGGACGGTGGAGGCTTCGGCGGCTTTGGGCGGAACGGTTTTGCAGATGTTCAATCACGGCATCACGGCGGCGTTGTTGTTCTGTTTCGTGAGTTATCTCGAAGAACGTGGAGCAGGGGAAACGAATCTGTCACGGTTTGGCGGATTGCGAGCGGCGATGCCCGTGTTCTGTGGGTTGATGGGTGTGGCGACGTTTGCTTCTTTGGGCTTACCGGGATTGAGCGGGTTTGTGGGCGAATTCTTAATCTTCAAGGGGACGTTCGGTCTGGCGGCGTGGGCGGCGGTGTTGGCTACGCCGGGTCTGCTCATCACAGCAATCTTCCTGCTGCGGATGTATCAACAAATTTTCTACGGACCGTTGCCGTCCACACATGTTGGCTGGCGTGATTTGGATATTCGTGAGCGGTTCACGGTGCTGCCGGCGTTGCTGCTGGTGCTGATTTTGGGTGTGTATCCGCAACTGCTGATGGGCTTGATCAATCCAACGGTGACGCGTTTGGTAGAAGGGCTGGCGAGGTGA
- a CDS encoding NADH-quinone oxidoreductase subunit M yields the protein MSALPWTIYVSFLGALLVALLPAGNLRHIRFAALGTGLVGLFIGLAAAVQCDASADVVTLTKLKWIPAFGAEYHLAADGISVVMVLLTGIAAVTGVLFSWNVTHRLEEFFAFYLLLIGAVYGVFLSFDLFLFFVFYELAIVPKYFLVAIWGGQNREYAAMKLVLYSFVGSALVLVGIVATLVMAGGQTASLEVLGQIQFAASFQHWVFPLMFFGFAILAGIWPFHTWAPTGHVAAPTAASMLLAGVIMKLGAYGALRAGVCLFPEGLLAWQNVLGWLAVIGIVYGASVALVQKDFKFVIAYSSVSHMGFVILGLVSMNAIGLTGAILQMFSHGIIAGLLFGVVGRMVYERAHTRDLNALQVMNLSNALPFAAGTFVLASLASMGLPGFSGFVAEFSVLIGAWALDPTKAVVAGVGIVVGVAFTLRALQTAFFSDAEPIAEKHHEEMKPITVPERAGALILLATTLIVGLYPKVLLNLIQPALASPLFEALRKGRLE from the coding sequence ATGAGCGCACTGCCCTGGACCATCTACGTGAGCTTTCTCGGAGCGTTGCTCGTGGCGCTGCTGCCAGCGGGTAATCTGCGGCATATCCGGTTCGCTGCGCTGGGGACTGGACTGGTGGGTTTATTCATCGGGCTAGCCGCAGCGGTGCAGTGTGATGCGAGTGCGGATGTGGTGACGCTGACGAAGCTCAAGTGGATTCCGGCTTTCGGTGCAGAATATCATCTGGCGGCGGATGGTATCAGTGTGGTGATGGTGTTGCTGACGGGCATCGCGGCAGTGACGGGTGTGCTGTTTTCCTGGAACGTGACGCATCGTTTGGAAGAATTCTTTGCGTTCTATCTGTTACTCATCGGGGCGGTGTATGGTGTGTTCCTTAGCTTCGATCTGTTTCTGTTTTTTGTGTTCTACGAACTGGCGATTGTGCCGAAGTATTTTCTCGTGGCGATCTGGGGCGGACAGAATCGCGAGTATGCGGCGATGAAGTTGGTGCTGTATTCGTTCGTGGGCAGTGCGCTTGTGCTGGTGGGAATTGTTGCGACGCTGGTAATGGCGGGCGGACAGACGGCGAGCTTGGAGGTATTGGGGCAAATCCAGTTCGCAGCCTCGTTCCAGCATTGGGTATTTCCGCTGATGTTTTTTGGGTTTGCGATTTTGGCGGGTATTTGGCCGTTTCACACGTGGGCACCAACAGGTCACGTGGCGGCTCCGACGGCGGCTTCTATGTTGCTGGCAGGTGTGATTATGAAGCTCGGTGCGTATGGGGCATTGCGTGCAGGTGTTTGTCTTTTTCCGGAAGGATTGCTCGCTTGGCAGAATGTGCTGGGTTGGCTGGCGGTGATTGGGATCGTGTATGGTGCTTCGGTAGCGCTGGTGCAGAAGGATTTCAAATTTGTCATCGCTTACTCGAGCGTGAGCCACATGGGGTTTGTGATCTTGGGACTGGTGAGCATGAATGCGATCGGCTTGACGGGAGCGATTTTGCAAATGTTCTCGCACGGCATCATCGCGGGACTGCTGTTCGGCGTGGTGGGACGGATGGTGTATGAGCGGGCGCATACGCGGGACTTAAATGCGCTGCAGGTGATGAATCTCAGCAATGCCTTACCCTTCGCAGCGGGGACATTTGTGCTGGCGAGTCTGGCATCGATGGGGCTGCCGGGCTTCAGTGGGTTTGTGGCGGAGTTCTCGGTATTGATCGGAGCTTGGGCGTTGGATCCGACTAAAGCGGTGGTGGCTGGTGTGGGGATTGTGGTCGGTGTGGCATTCACGTTGCGCGCATTGCAGACGGCTTTCTTCTCGGACGCAGAGCCGATTGCAGAAAAGCATCATGAAGAGATGAAGCCAATCACGGTGCCGGAACGGGCAGGGGCGCTCATACTGTTGGCGACGACCTTGATCGTCGGCTTATATCCTAAGGTTCTTCTGAATTTGATTCAGCCAGCTTTGGCATCACCGCTCTTTGAAGCGTTGCGAAAAGGACGGTTGGAATGA